A window of the Acidobacteriota bacterium genome harbors these coding sequences:
- a CDS encoding type II toxin-antitoxin system RelE/ParE family toxin produces the protein MIKSFHCKDTEKLFNRRLQRKFPTALKKGALRKLEMLDAAESLGDLKAIPSSRLEALSGNRKGQYGVRINRQWRICFHWETGDAYDVEVVDYH, from the coding sequence TTGATCAAGAGCTTCCACTGCAAGGACACCGAAAAGCTCTTCAACAGACGACTCCAAAGGAAATTTCCGACGGCTTTGAAGAAAGGCGCACTCAGGAAGCTGGAAATGCTGGACGCAGCCGAATCGCTCGGGGATCTCAAGGCGATACCCTCCAGCCGGCTGGAGGCGCTCTCGGGCAACCGTAAAGGACAATATGGCGTCCGGATCAATCGACAATGGCGGATCTGTTTTCACTGGGAGACCGGCGACGCCTATGACGTGGAAGTGGTGGACTATCACTAG
- a CDS encoding SDR family NAD(P)-dependent oxidoreductase: MSLKSAVAVVTGAAEGMGRAIAWKLGSEGARVAICDRNREGLEAAAGAMAAGGIRVLAKVCDVSDSRQVEDSISAVTGEWGRIRILVNNAGISKRNPILEPGDETWHEVLATNLTGVYYCTHRALPHFQDGGRIVHISSISGKVGTAGYSAYCASKHGVIGLTRALALELAPRGITVNAVCPGWVRTPMARRDLRETARLEGVSVDAMRQRILDGIPLGTMIRPEEVANLVHFLVSPSGAAITGQAVDISAGEVMS, encoded by the coding sequence ATGTCCCTGAAATCGGCGGTGGCGGTGGTCACGGGGGCGGCGGAGGGCATGGGCCGGGCCATCGCCTGGAAGCTCGGCAGCGAGGGCGCCCGGGTCGCTATCTGCGATCGCAACCGGGAGGGGCTCGAGGCCGCCGCCGGAGCAATGGCGGCCGGCGGCATCCGGGTCCTGGCCAAGGTCTGCGACGTCAGCGACAGCCGGCAGGTGGAGGACTCCATCTCTGCCGTCACCGGGGAATGGGGCCGGATCCGGATCCTGGTGAACAACGCCGGGATCTCGAAACGGAATCCCATTCTGGAACCGGGCGACGAGACCTGGCACGAGGTGCTGGCCACGAATCTGACCGGCGTCTACTACTGCACCCACCGGGCGCTGCCCCATTTCCAGGACGGCGGCCGAATCGTCCACATCTCGTCCATCTCGGGGAAGGTGGGAACGGCCGGGTACAGCGCCTACTGCGCTTCCAAGCATGGGGTGATCGGCCTGACCCGGGCGCTGGCCCTGGAGCTGGCTCCCCGCGGGATCACGGTCAACGCCGTCTGTCCCGGCTGGGTCCGGACTCCCATGGCCCGCAGGGACCTCCGGGAGACCGCCCGCCTCGAGGGCGTGAGCGTCGATGCAATGCGGCAGCGTATCCTGGACGGAATTCCCTTGGGAACCATGATCCGTCCCGAAGAGGTCGCCAATCTGGTGCACTTCCTGGTGTCGCCCTCGGGGGCGGCCATCACGGGACAGGCTGTGGACATCTCGGCGGGGGAGGTGATGTCGTAG
- a CDS encoding HigA family addiction module antitoxin: MDQRDKTLKPTHPGEILREEFMKPLSLTQYRLAKDISVPPRRINEIFHEKRAITADTALRLGRYFGNSARFWMNLQSRYELESAKAVLKDRLDKEVTPHGTRAA; this comes from the coding sequence ATGGATCAGAGAGACAAAACCTTGAAACCGACCCATCCCGGAGAAATCCTGCGGGAGGAGTTCATGAAGCCGTTGAGCCTGACCCAGTACCGGCTGGCAAAGGACATCTCGGTGCCGCCTCGCCGGATCAACGAGATCTTTCACGAGAAACGCGCCATCACGGCAGACACGGCGCTCCGGCTAGGCAGGTACTTCGGAAACTCCGCTCGATTCTGGATGAATTTGCAGTCACGCTACGAGCTCGAATCAGCGAAGGCTGTTCTCAAGGATCGACTCGACAAGGAAGTGACTCCCCATGGGACCAGGGCCGCTTAG
- a CDS encoding exo-alpha-sialidase, which translates to MIGIGFIVSFLLFTGSVWGSTPESKPRSLGDLTGPWELVVDDHLIQEKEGLVRRYHPFQKHSENPVLKPDRPWEGQVAYLLGTVLPSPEGKGYRMWYHTANPDADPNEQYRNLYAESRDGVQWTKPDLDIVRYRGSGANNIFLDRMRESHIPLVIHTPWDPDPDKEYKLVYYDYGRTDPHHRVSGYYGAWSSDGIHWSPIREEPLLADPGDVGNFVWDPHQGRYLGYAKIFVPNGGHRRRAIGLTATTDFLNWPPTQLVLAPDAVDDRWVTADRQHTDFYGLSAFAYESMYLGFLWVFRIDDGHNDGTIHVELVSSRDGIEWKREEGDRPPLLELGTSGQWDDGMLHTPSQPLVEGDEIKLFYGASDQTHVSPVAGGWGNCAIGLATLRKDGFASLDAGDEAGSFTTRRLRPFAGPLRVNADAGRGWLRVELLDTSGNIIPGFGKDQCDPLTDDGVDQVVRWQGRDQWPVSARPAHLRFYLKNASLYSFRAAGPLEPADQSPLLDVLLDFEADAESAVQDNQTDDGRQEVRLHNSVRLVRDRERAVSGSGVAEFYGEGKTHDSLEILGTRYLGTRFTLSARVKPALKRRMRLFSNYRGTGDPATGELIFDFNPNGGDLRFVCNGQTVHSRSVSILTDRFHLMEATYDEGRVRLYLDGDLVGDGQLMAGTSHLYYERSIVRHLTPSEKAPVVGLYLASDLRVGQDLEGRFITYRHEGSSDPGSQFVGLMDEVRVTRRTSGAVGTPEDGRKTIREIGPIRRYGPGGGWGEGGWARSFQAPDGTIYFYGDKKSLDGGKTFVSHEGPSLQEVLRIPERVFYVRKGHFFALGGAADFQSPGLYTVRSWRSRDDLATLQEEESVIRVPGGPPRAREEGEWYGLYFYRDMLEMPDGTLMTTMEGNLETDNLPPTDRRSSSETHFQQRTFTLISKDQGRSWDYFSTVAAPKPGDPVGEGFTEPSLLHLGGGRLLCIMRTGHFTPLFASWSEDWGKTWSEPVYTGLDRGCDPTLLKLRDGRVLLSYGQRFPAGTHLQPRERGALVRFALSEDEGKTWETVTVAERMGSSYTTVIEVEPNVLFVQVDGWFWRVKLWPRE; encoded by the coding sequence ATGATTGGAATCGGTTTCATCGTTTCTTTCCTGCTGTTCACGGGATCAGTATGGGGCTCCACCCCGGAATCGAAACCGCGTTCCTTAGGCGACCTGACCGGCCCCTGGGAACTGGTGGTGGACGATCACCTGATCCAGGAAAAGGAGGGATTGGTCCGCCGCTATCACCCGTTTCAAAAGCATTCTGAGAACCCCGTCCTGAAGCCCGACCGGCCCTGGGAAGGACAGGTGGCCTACCTGCTGGGAACCGTCCTCCCGTCGCCCGAAGGCAAGGGTTACCGGATGTGGTACCACACCGCGAATCCGGACGCCGACCCGAACGAGCAGTACCGCAACCTCTACGCCGAGAGCCGGGACGGCGTCCAGTGGACGAAGCCGGATCTGGACATCGTCCGGTATCGGGGTTCAGGAGCCAACAACATCTTCCTGGACCGGATGCGGGAGAGCCACATCCCGCTGGTGATCCACACCCCCTGGGACCCGGACCCCGACAAGGAATACAAGCTGGTCTACTACGACTACGGGCGCACCGATCCCCATCACCGGGTCAGCGGCTACTACGGGGCCTGGTCCAGCGACGGCATCCACTGGAGCCCGATTCGGGAGGAACCCCTGTTGGCGGATCCCGGAGACGTGGGCAATTTCGTCTGGGACCCCCATCAAGGCCGCTATCTGGGCTACGCGAAGATATTCGTGCCCAACGGCGGGCACCGGCGGCGGGCCATCGGCCTGACCGCCACCACCGATTTCCTCAACTGGCCTCCGACCCAACTGGTCCTGGCGCCGGACGCCGTGGACGACCGGTGGGTCACCGCCGACCGGCAACATACCGATTTCTACGGTCTCTCCGCCTTCGCCTACGAATCCATGTACCTGGGTTTCCTCTGGGTGTTCCGGATCGACGACGGGCACAACGACGGGACCATCCACGTGGAGCTGGTGAGCAGCCGGGACGGGATCGAGTGGAAACGGGAAGAGGGCGACCGCCCGCCTCTGCTGGAGCTGGGAACCTCCGGCCAGTGGGACGACGGCATGCTGCACACCCCGAGTCAGCCGTTGGTGGAAGGGGACGAGATCAAGCTCTTCTACGGAGCCTCGGACCAGACCCACGTGAGCCCGGTGGCGGGCGGATGGGGCAATTGCGCCATCGGATTGGCCACCCTGAGGAAGGACGGCTTCGCTTCCCTGGACGCCGGGGACGAAGCGGGTTCCTTCACGACACGCCGTCTGCGTCCTTTTGCCGGGCCTCTGCGCGTCAACGCCGACGCCGGCCGGGGTTGGTTGCGAGTCGAACTGCTGGACACATCCGGAAACATCATCCCGGGTTTCGGCAAGGATCAATGCGACCCGCTGACGGACGACGGCGTCGACCAGGTCGTCCGGTGGCAGGGGCGCGACCAGTGGCCGGTATCCGCGCGGCCCGCGCACCTGCGGTTCTACCTGAAAAACGCCTCGCTCTACTCCTTCCGGGCGGCCGGGCCCTTGGAGCCGGCGGACCAATCACCTCTCTTGGACGTCCTGCTCGATTTCGAGGCAGACGCGGAGAGCGCGGTCCAGGACAACCAGACTGACGACGGTCGACAGGAGGTGCGACTGCACAATTCGGTTCGACTGGTCCGGGATCGGGAGCGGGCCGTCTCCGGCAGCGGAGTGGCGGAGTTCTACGGGGAAGGGAAGACCCACGACTCCTTGGAGATATTGGGAACCCGGTACCTGGGCACCCGTTTCACCCTGTCAGCCCGGGTGAAGCCGGCCCTGAAACGGCGCATGCGCCTGTTCAGCAACTATCGCGGCACAGGCGATCCGGCCACCGGAGAGCTCATCTTCGACTTCAACCCCAACGGCGGCGATCTTCGTTTCGTCTGCAACGGTCAGACCGTACACTCCCGGTCGGTCTCCATCCTCACCGACCGGTTCCACCTCATGGAGGCCACCTATGACGAGGGCCGGGTTCGCCTGTACCTGGACGGCGACCTGGTCGGCGACGGACAGCTCATGGCGGGGACCTCCCACCTCTACTACGAACGTTCGATCGTCCGACATTTGACCCCTTCCGAAAAAGCTCCGGTCGTGGGGCTCTACCTGGCGTCCGATCTGAGGGTGGGACAGGACCTGGAAGGGCGCTTCATCACCTACCGCCACGAGGGGTCGAGCGATCCGGGGAGTCAGTTCGTCGGCCTGATGGACGAGGTTCGTGTCACCCGGCGAACCTCCGGCGCGGTGGGAACACCCGAGGATGGCCGGAAGACCATCCGGGAAATCGGGCCCATCCGGCGCTACGGACCTGGAGGAGGATGGGGAGAGGGGGGATGGGCCCGATCCTTCCAGGCGCCGGACGGCACCATCTATTTTTACGGAGACAAGAAAAGCCTCGACGGCGGCAAGACCTTCGTGTCTCACGAGGGACCTTCCCTGCAGGAGGTCCTCCGCATTCCGGAGCGGGTCTTCTACGTCCGCAAAGGGCACTTCTTCGCACTGGGCGGGGCCGCCGACTTCCAGTCGCCGGGACTCTATACGGTCCGCTCCTGGCGCTCGCGGGACGATCTGGCGACCCTCCAGGAGGAGGAATCGGTGATTCGGGTTCCCGGCGGTCCGCCGAGGGCTCGGGAAGAGGGCGAATGGTACGGACTCTACTTCTACCGGGACATGCTGGAGATGCCGGACGGGACCCTCATGACCACCATGGAGGGGAACCTGGAAACTGACAACCTGCCGCCCACCGACCGGCGCAGCTCGTCGGAGACGCACTTCCAGCAGCGGACCTTCACGCTGATCTCCAAGGACCAGGGACGGTCCTGGGACTACTTCTCCACCGTTGCCGCACCCAAGCCGGGAGACCCGGTGGGCGAGGGCTTCACCGAGCCGTCCCTCCTCCATCTGGGCGGAGGCCGGCTGCTCTGTATCATGCGGACCGGCCACTTCACGCCTCTGTTCGCCAGTTGGAGCGAGGATTGGGGCAAAACCTGGAGCGAGCCGGTCTACACCGGCCTGGACCGGGGCTGCGATCCCACACTCCTCAAGCTTCGCGACGGCAGGGTGTTGTTGAGCTACGGGCAAAGGTTCCCGGCCGGCACCCATCTCCAGCCCAGGGAGCGGGGGGCGCTGGTGCGGTTCGCCTTGAGCGAGGACGAGGGGAAGACCTGGGAAACCGTCACCGTGGCGGAGAGGATGGGATCCTCCTACACCACCGTCATCGAGGTGGAGCCCAACGTCCTCTTCGTCCAGGTGGACGGCTGGTTCTGGCGGGTCAAGTTGTGGCCGAGGGAATAA
- a CDS encoding VOC family protein codes for MIKGVHTIFYSSEPEALREFLRDKLGFDSYTDVGGGWLIFDLPEADMGVHPTDPSGKHGSPAGTHAISFYCEDIRATVEDLAHRGVEFDGDVTDQGFGLVTYFKMPGGVRVQLYQPYYRKDGR; via the coding sequence ATGATCAAGGGGGTTCATACCATTTTCTACTCGTCGGAGCCGGAAGCGTTGCGCGAATTCCTCCGCGACAAGCTGGGCTTCGACTCCTACACCGACGTCGGCGGCGGCTGGCTCATCTTCGACCTGCCGGAGGCGGACATGGGCGTACATCCCACCGACCCCTCCGGGAAACACGGCAGTCCGGCCGGTACCCACGCCATCTCCTTCTACTGCGAAGACATCCGGGCCACGGTGGAGGATCTGGCGCACCGGGGCGTCGAGTTCGACGGCGATGTGACTGACCAGGGCTTCGGACTCGTGACCTATTTCAAGATGCCCGGCGGCGTGCGGGTGCAGCTCTACCAGCCCTACTATCGCAAGGACGGACGCTGA
- a CDS encoding aspartate aminotransferase family protein: protein MTVLETIRSKSAQVLDFNERYIPGGVVSIVRKAEPDLAFARGRGAYIWDVDGNRYLDYHAAFAPIVLGHNDPYVNEAVRKAIDAGASLYGSGTNELEGRLAEMLCTHVPAVEMVEFLNTGTEASMASVRLARAATGRDHVIVTQGGFNGSHNDVACNVLTPLDQIGPRVSPGEYRYIPLGPGVPDAHAQLVHVINFNDLDSVRYVCERHEVAALVTEPILQNIGIMKPVPGYLEGLRELADEYGFLLIFDEVKTGFRYSVGGYSEVSGVTPDLVYFAKAVANGYPFSALGGKREFLEHFAHPDPSKRPIVSGTYNGHPVSVSAAIATIERLLEGGGQVYRHIDRLGRRCQAGIESILSSRGITGTVARQGSAFCLYLMDHEPVDWHDLAGNHDFNQDLAMRRALIERGIYFFPVATKQCSISAAHTDSDIDRTLDALDEVLSEL, encoded by the coding sequence ATGACTGTCCTCGAAACCATTCGCTCCAAGTCCGCTCAGGTGCTGGATTTCAATGAACGCTACATCCCCGGCGGAGTGGTCTCCATCGTCCGCAAAGCGGAGCCTGACCTGGCCTTCGCCCGGGGCCGGGGGGCCTACATCTGGGATGTGGACGGCAACCGTTACCTGGACTACCACGCGGCCTTCGCCCCCATCGTGCTGGGCCACAACGACCCCTACGTGAATGAGGCGGTCCGCAAGGCCATCGACGCCGGGGCCAGCCTTTACGGCAGCGGGACCAACGAGTTGGAGGGCCGTCTGGCCGAAATGCTCTGCACCCACGTTCCGGCGGTGGAAATGGTGGAGTTCCTAAACACCGGCACCGAGGCCTCCATGGCTTCTGTGCGCCTAGCCCGCGCCGCCACCGGCCGCGACCATGTCATCGTCACGCAGGGAGGCTTCAACGGTTCCCACAACGACGTGGCCTGCAACGTTCTCACGCCTCTGGACCAGATCGGCCCTCGCGTCTCTCCCGGCGAGTACCGCTACATTCCGCTGGGACCCGGGGTCCCCGACGCTCACGCCCAACTGGTGCACGTCATCAACTTCAACGACCTGGATTCGGTCCGCTATGTCTGTGAGCGTCACGAAGTGGCCGCCCTGGTGACCGAGCCCATCCTGCAGAACATCGGCATCATGAAGCCGGTCCCCGGATACCTGGAAGGGCTCCGGGAGCTGGCCGACGAGTACGGCTTCCTGCTCATCTTCGACGAAGTGAAGACCGGATTCCGGTACTCGGTGGGCGGCTACAGCGAAGTCAGCGGTGTGACACCCGATCTGGTCTACTTCGCCAAGGCGGTGGCCAACGGCTATCCCTTCTCGGCACTGGGCGGAAAGAGGGAATTCCTGGAACATTTCGCTCATCCCGATCCCTCCAAGCGGCCCATCGTCTCCGGAACCTACAACGGCCATCCCGTCTCGGTGAGCGCCGCCATCGCCACCATCGAACGGCTGCTGGAAGGCGGCGGACAGGTGTACCGCCACATCGACCGGCTGGGACGACGCTGTCAGGCCGGGATCGAGTCGATCCTGAGTTCCCGGGGGATCACCGGGACCGTGGCCCGGCAGGGATCCGCTTTCTGCCTCTACCTGATGGACCACGAGCCGGTGGACTGGCACGACTTGGCCGGAAACCACGATTTCAACCAGGACCTGGCCATGCGGCGCGCCCTGATCGAGCGCGGAATCTACTTCTTCCCGGTGGCCACCAAGCAATGCTCCATCTCGGCGGCCCACACCGACTCGGACATCGACCGCACGCTGGATGCCCTGGACGAAGTCCTGTCAGAACTCTAG
- a CDS encoding GWxTD domain-containing protein encodes MPFRFVLLALFLALLPVQAKEKKRDDKAVLQEEQQDYYKKWLKEDVVYIITDEELAVFNGLGTMEEKEQFIEQFWRRRDPDLRTAINEYKEEHYRRIAYANERFPSGKPGWMTDRGRVYIIHGPPDQITSRAGGGFYARPMHEGGGVTSTYPFETWRYRYIEGLGQEIELEFVDASLSGEYRLSLDHNEKDALLYLPGGGLTLAEEMGLAEKKDRPFFSPGMRDSFPYMATRAQDDVFERYERYVRIKAPKPIKYGDLKGLVDVSIGYETLPFRVRRDYFKLGDDRVVVPVTVELDNGELSYKLEKNQSYVAKVGVYGAVTSMTREIVDEFDYDLVQTYLPEAYAAQNRKQGRSTYQKILVLDRKLRYRLDLVVKDLRSGKVGVSRTAIVPPAFGGENLKASSLILTDLVRQLEDMEKDEMFVLGNVKVRPVLDHKFAASAPLAVYLQVYNVNADQATLVPSIEASYRISKGKKVLMEEVDETGASIQYFSGQRMVLVKSLPIRQLKPGRYHLNVKVHDKISDQEVSAGQGFQVRAPSGADSLNKTASLQ; translated from the coding sequence ATGCCGTTCAGGTTCGTTCTGCTTGCCTTGTTTCTGGCTCTGCTCCCGGTCCAGGCCAAAGAGAAGAAGCGGGACGACAAGGCCGTCCTCCAGGAAGAGCAGCAGGACTACTACAAGAAATGGCTCAAGGAGGACGTCGTCTACATCATCACCGATGAAGAGCTGGCCGTGTTCAACGGCCTGGGCACCATGGAGGAGAAGGAGCAGTTCATCGAGCAGTTCTGGCGCCGGCGGGACCCGGACCTGAGAACCGCCATCAACGAATACAAGGAAGAGCATTATCGGCGCATCGCCTATGCCAACGAGCGCTTTCCCAGCGGAAAGCCGGGCTGGATGACCGATCGGGGCCGGGTCTACATTATTCATGGGCCGCCGGACCAGATTACTTCCCGTGCCGGAGGCGGCTTCTACGCCCGGCCCATGCACGAGGGGGGAGGGGTGACCTCCACCTATCCCTTCGAAACCTGGCGCTACCGCTATATCGAGGGTCTGGGACAGGAGATCGAACTGGAGTTCGTGGACGCTTCTCTGAGTGGAGAGTACCGGCTCAGCCTGGACCACAATGAGAAGGACGCGCTGCTCTATCTTCCAGGCGGCGGCCTGACCCTGGCCGAGGAGATGGGCCTGGCCGAGAAGAAGGACCGCCCCTTCTTCTCCCCGGGCATGCGGGACAGCTTCCCTTACATGGCCACCCGGGCCCAGGACGACGTGTTCGAGCGCTACGAGCGTTACGTCAGGATCAAGGCGCCGAAGCCCATCAAGTACGGCGATCTGAAAGGGCTCGTGGATGTTTCCATCGGCTACGAAACGCTCCCCTTCCGGGTCCGGCGCGACTACTTCAAGCTGGGCGACGATCGGGTGGTGGTGCCGGTCACGGTGGAACTCGACAACGGCGAACTGTCGTACAAGCTGGAAAAGAATCAAAGTTACGTGGCCAAGGTGGGGGTCTACGGCGCTGTCACCAGCATGACCAGGGAGATCGTGGACGAGTTCGACTACGACCTGGTGCAGACCTACCTTCCGGAGGCCTACGCCGCCCAGAACCGGAAACAGGGCCGGTCCACCTACCAGAAGATCCTGGTCCTGGACCGCAAGCTGCGTTACCGCTTGGACCTGGTGGTCAAGGACCTGCGTAGCGGCAAGGTGGGAGTCAGCCGGACGGCCATCGTCCCTCCGGCCTTTGGCGGCGAGAACCTGAAAGCAAGTTCCCTGATCCTCACGGACCTGGTTCGGCAACTGGAGGACATGGAAAAGGACGAGATGTTCGTCCTGGGAAACGTGAAGGTGCGTCCCGTCCTGGATCACAAATTCGCCGCCTCGGCGCCCCTGGCCGTCTATCTTCAGGTCTACAACGTGAACGCCGACCAGGCCACTCTGGTCCCGTCCATTGAGGCCAGCTACCGCATCTCCAAGGGTAAGAAGGTCCTCATGGAAGAAGTGGACGAGACGGGAGCGTCGATCCAGTATTTCTCGGGCCAGCGCATGGTCCTGGTCAAGAGCCTTCCCATCCGGCAACTGAAGCCCGGCCGGTACCACCTGAACGTGAAGGTCCACGACAAGATCAGCGACCAGGAGGTCAGCGCCGGCCAGGGTTTTCAGGTGCGCGCGCCGTCTGGGGCCGACAGCCTGAACAAGACCGCATCTCTCCAGTAG
- a CDS encoding nucleotidyltransferase domain-containing protein, giving the protein MLTLHPEEQTWLEKYRKALKERHRGAVLRMVIYGSKARGDAHQDSDIDVLIIVKNEANGLKRPLRRIGYDLAATSWAVPSIMAYTQAEWERLATLQSTFREAVERDGVPVL; this is encoded by the coding sequence ATGTTGACTCTTCATCCAGAAGAACAAACCTGGCTGGAAAAGTACCGGAAGGCCCTTAAAGAAAGGCACCGTGGCGCGGTGTTGCGCATGGTCATATACGGCTCCAAGGCACGCGGAGATGCCCACCAGGACAGCGATATCGACGTGCTCATCATCGTCAAAAACGAAGCGAACGGCCTCAAGCGCCCGCTACGGCGAATCGGTTACGATCTGGCTGCGACCTCTTGGGCAGTGCCCTCGATCATGGCTTACACGCAGGCCGAGTGGGAACGGCTGGCAACCCTCCAGTCAACATTCAGAGAAGCCGTCGAACGCGACGGGGTCCCCGTCCTGTGA
- a CDS encoding YqgE/AlgH family protein, producing the protein MRVSRNMKHWLALGILFQVCQSVEIQAGSIPKPRPRIPFQAVQPGKGVFLVAKQGMLDPRFRRTVVLLVAHGPSGTLGVIVNRATDVSLEEVLPQLEKPGGKARLYYGGPVGMDTLMFLIRSEEPLEQTTNVMGDVYFGGDKTTLERLLEEERGSHQLRLFVGHSGWAPGQLDSELDRGDWRLFRANAFTVFEKRLDSIWSDFMEPPKTEREVAAR; encoded by the coding sequence ATGCGGGTCTCCCGGAACATGAAGCATTGGTTGGCCTTGGGCATTCTGTTCCAGGTCTGCCAGAGCGTCGAGATCCAAGCCGGGTCCATTCCCAAGCCGCGGCCCCGCATTCCCTTTCAGGCGGTCCAGCCGGGCAAGGGGGTGTTTCTGGTGGCCAAGCAGGGGATGCTCGACCCTCGGTTTCGCCGCACCGTGGTCCTGCTCGTGGCCCACGGTCCGTCCGGTACGCTCGGTGTGATCGTCAACCGGGCGACCGACGTCTCCCTGGAGGAAGTCCTGCCTCAACTCGAGAAACCGGGAGGAAAAGCCCGCCTCTACTACGGCGGTCCGGTGGGTATGGATACGCTCATGTTTCTGATCCGGAGCGAGGAACCTCTGGAGCAGACGACCAATGTAATGGGGGACGTCTATTTCGGAGGCGACAAGACCACACTGGAACGTCTTTTGGAAGAGGAGAGGGGTTCCCACCAGCTCCGCCTCTTCGTCGGACATTCAGGCTGGGCCCCGGGACAGTTGGATTCGGAACTGGACCGGGGTGACTGGCGCCTCTTTCGGGCCAATGCATTCACCGTATTCGAGAAACGCCTGGACAGCATCTGGTCCGACTTCATGGAGCCGCCGAAAACCGAAAGGGAAGTGGCGGCCCGATGA
- a CDS encoding MFS transporter: protein MAAAIAYIQRNYLSVAESTIRTDLGLSKEQMGWILSGFFWVYAGFQVPAGWLGDRWGARRTLPFYSVVWSVCTVASAVAGTALALWLAGPGGAILAAYLWLLVPRMFSGAAQAGIFPCSAVVLSRWMPVNRLAVSSGSLGAGMQIGAILVAFLTGILLEWGVTWRWLFVLYALPGGVWALLFYRWFRDRPRDHASVTPGELELLLSETKAAQDSQGDPDEEPDRSRPVKTPWKHLAASPAMWAICGQQYFRAAGYIFYASWFPTYLQESRGVSVAESGLLTSVPLIAILFGGPLGGVVSDWIYSRSGNVAMARKGMALGCLMVGVLLTVSGCLVHNPLLAVSLIGIGGFFAAFVSPIVNSLTIAMGGNNVATIFGTMNMAGNLGAATFPVVVPLLLGPSGDNWTPVLWVFCGVYVVAALFWLMLKPEGTFVGQSLLSRVPPS from the coding sequence GTGGCGGCCGCCATCGCCTACATCCAACGCAACTACCTCTCGGTGGCCGAGAGCACCATCCGGACCGACCTGGGTCTGAGCAAGGAGCAGATGGGGTGGATCCTGAGCGGCTTCTTCTGGGTCTACGCCGGATTCCAGGTGCCTGCCGGCTGGCTCGGGGATCGCTGGGGCGCGCGGCGGACCCTCCCTTTCTACTCGGTGGTCTGGTCGGTCTGCACCGTGGCTTCGGCGGTGGCGGGTACGGCGTTGGCTCTCTGGCTGGCCGGCCCGGGTGGAGCGATTCTGGCGGCCTACCTCTGGCTGCTGGTTCCCCGCATGTTCTCCGGCGCGGCCCAGGCGGGCATCTTCCCCTGTTCCGCGGTCGTGCTGTCGAGATGGATGCCGGTGAACCGGTTGGCCGTTTCGAGCGGCTCTCTCGGCGCCGGGATGCAGATCGGAGCCATCCTCGTCGCCTTCCTGACCGGGATCCTCCTGGAGTGGGGCGTCACCTGGCGTTGGCTCTTCGTCCTCTACGCGCTCCCCGGGGGAGTCTGGGCGCTCCTGTTCTATCGCTGGTTTCGGGACCGCCCGCGGGACCACGCCTCCGTTACGCCCGGCGAATTGGAATTGCTACTGTCCGAAACCAAGGCGGCGCAGGATTCGCAGGGGGACCCGGACGAAGAACCGGACCGGAGCCGGCCGGTCAAGACGCCGTGGAAACATCTGGCCGCGAGCCCGGCCATGTGGGCTATCTGCGGACAGCAGTACTTCCGGGCCGCCGGGTACATCTTCTACGCCAGTTGGTTTCCCACCTATCTGCAGGAGTCACGGGGTGTCTCGGTGGCCGAGTCGGGACTGCTGACGAGTGTTCCCCTGATCGCGATTCTATTCGGAGGACCGTTGGGCGGCGTCGTCTCCGATTGGATCTACTCCAGGAGCGGGAACGTGGCAATGGCCCGGAAGGGGATGGCCTTGGGCTGCCTCATGGTCGGCGTGCTGCTCACGGTGTCCGGATGTCTGGTTCACAATCCGTTGCTCGCCGTCTCTCTCATCGGGATCGGTGGCTTCTTCGCCGCTTTCGTCAGCCCCATCGTCAATTCGCTGACCATTGCCATGGGCGGAAACAACGTGGCGACCATCTTCGGCACCATGAACATGGCCGGAAACCTGGGAGCGGCAACATTTCCCGTCGTCGTCCCGCTGCTCCTGGGTCCGTCGGGCGACAACTGGACCCCCGTCTTGTGGGTGTTCTGCGGCGTCTACGTGGTGGCCGCTCTGTTCTGGCTGATGCTCAAACCGGAGGGCACCTTCGTCGGGCAATCGCTTCTTTCTCGGGTCCCGCCGTCGTAG